In Longimicrobiales bacterium, a single window of DNA contains:
- a CDS encoding DUF6174 domain-containing protein gives MSVISGLTFLAACDTTAPGGDMRSDLERNRSLWSEQGMTSCVYGLERVCFCLEVARGPVKVTGQDRVVEGRAYVSSGTAVDPELEELFPTVTGLFDLIEQAIEVAAFLIEVTYDPATGLPVDVFIDYDQQVVDAELGFSVLELPASP, from the coding sequence ATGAGTGTAATTTCGGGCCTGACGTTCCTGGCCGCATGTGACACGACGGCTCCCGGGGGCGATATGCGGTCGGATCTCGAGCGGAACAGGAGTCTCTGGAGTGAGCAGGGTATGACGTCGTGCGTATACGGTCTCGAGCGAGTCTGCTTCTGTCTCGAGGTTGCCCGGGGGCCGGTCAAGGTCACCGGACAGGACCGAGTCGTGGAGGGCAGGGCGTACGTCTCGAGTGGCACCGCCGTAGATCCCGAATTGGAAGAGCTCTTCCCGACCGTCACCGGTCTGTTCGACTTGATCGAGCAGGCGATCGAGGTGGCGGCCTTCCTGATCGAGGTGACCTACGATCCAGCGACCGGGCTTCCTGTGGATGTTTTCATCGACTACGACCAGCAGGTGGTCGATGCAGAATTGGGCTTCAGCGTGCTGGAACTGCCGGCGAGCCCGTAA
- a CDS encoding Ig-like domain-containing protein → MKRCAFVLLGLVLSSGLIDELSGQDASASVARLVPSADAVTLAVGERVPFTVTAVDANGATVDAPLRITGPRNAVSVRDGFIEGMTQGEYEVVATLVVAAGSGIAPASVTVPVRVDWPAIAEVTIEAQEGTVFVGTTLGHSVAAYHADGTHRPDPKVVWSSSNVSVASVDPFGNATGMSPGNASIVAVFGGREASVDYLVEALPHVTLSLEGGPTEARTGDVVHFDAVVRDASGARRDDIPVSWSHSYTATEGMLGVPATGQINDRGTYVADVPGIHTVTASAGGMSARHSFRANPRDVVQELDIVGHGAEDWYRTTDLWAFEGMNGRDYVITGSKISGGFAFFYDVTNPAVVTKIDSIQVDARTVNDVKASPDGRYAVLSREGATNRRNGLVIVDMADPTAPTVASIFEDGITGGVHNMFATDDYLYALSDGDKYVIIDMSDIYNPRYVSEYNHPDSRVHDVWVNDGLAYSSEWGTGVVVVDVGNGRWGGSPENPVFVTNFPTPSGSTHASFPYFSESTGKTYLFLGDEIMNRSGLAWAGYPSSMGSYSSRYDEETGTGGIPLVTRGYIQIVDFTDPENPEMVARYEVPEFGTHNMWVEDDKLYQAYYEGGVRIVDVSGELMGNLYTQGREIAVFKSASPTGYTPNATMVWGAQPFKGHVFFSDTNSGVWSVKLQPKGRPIS, encoded by the coding sequence ATGAAGCGCTGTGCATTTGTTCTGCTGGGCCTGGTTCTCTCGTCCGGCCTCATTGACGAACTCTCTGGCCAGGACGCATCGGCCTCGGTCGCACGCCTGGTGCCCAGCGCGGACGCGGTCACTCTCGCAGTCGGTGAGCGGGTACCGTTCACGGTAACCGCAGTGGATGCCAACGGCGCCACCGTCGATGCGCCGTTACGAATTACCGGCCCGCGGAACGCCGTTTCAGTGCGGGATGGGTTCATCGAGGGCATGACCCAAGGAGAGTACGAGGTGGTGGCTACGCTGGTCGTCGCCGCCGGGTCAGGCATCGCTCCAGCTTCGGTGACCGTGCCGGTGCGTGTCGACTGGCCGGCGATCGCCGAAGTCACAATCGAGGCTCAGGAAGGAACCGTCTTTGTTGGAACGACGCTCGGGCACTCAGTGGCCGCGTACCATGCTGACGGCACGCATCGTCCAGACCCCAAGGTAGTGTGGTCGTCTTCGAATGTTTCCGTCGCGTCGGTAGACCCATTCGGGAATGCGACGGGCATGTCACCGGGTAACGCATCAATCGTCGCAGTGTTCGGGGGACGTGAAGCATCCGTCGACTATCTGGTCGAGGCACTGCCACACGTCACGCTATCGCTCGAGGGCGGGCCCACCGAAGCTAGGACCGGCGACGTCGTTCACTTCGACGCCGTCGTGCGGGATGCGTCCGGAGCTCGCCGTGACGATATCCCCGTGAGCTGGTCCCACAGCTACACCGCGACCGAGGGAATGCTGGGGGTTCCGGCCACAGGTCAGATCAATGACCGTGGTACGTATGTCGCCGATGTGCCCGGTATCCACACGGTCACGGCGAGTGCGGGGGGAATGTCTGCACGGCACTCCTTCCGGGCGAACCCCCGCGACGTGGTCCAGGAACTGGACATTGTCGGGCACGGCGCGGAGGACTGGTACCGGACGACAGACCTTTGGGCTTTCGAGGGGATGAACGGCCGGGACTACGTGATTACCGGCTCAAAGATCTCCGGCGGATTCGCCTTCTTCTACGACGTCACTAATCCGGCAGTCGTCACCAAAATCGACTCGATTCAGGTCGACGCTCGTACGGTCAACGATGTAAAGGCGTCGCCAGACGGACGGTATGCAGTCCTCTCGCGTGAGGGTGCGACCAACCGGCGCAACGGCCTCGTCATCGTCGACATGGCTGACCCGACGGCACCGACCGTCGCGTCCATCTTCGAAGACGGAATCACGGGTGGCGTGCACAACATGTTCGCCACGGACGACTATCTCTACGCCCTCTCTGATGGCGACAAGTACGTAATCATCGACATGAGTGACATCTACAATCCGAGATATGTGTCCGAGTACAACCACCCTGACAGCCGTGTGCATGACGTGTGGGTCAACGACGGGCTGGCTTACTCATCAGAATGGGGCACCGGCGTCGTCGTTGTGGACGTGGGGAACGGTCGGTGGGGCGGTTCACCAGAAAACCCCGTCTTTGTCACCAATTTCCCGACCCCGTCGGGCTCGACACACGCGTCCTTTCCGTACTTCTCCGAGTCGACCGGAAAGACGTACCTCTTCCTCGGCGATGAGATCATGAATCGGAGCGGACTCGCCTGGGCAGGATACCCGAGTTCGATGGGTTCCTATTCCAGCCGCTACGACGAGGAGACCGGTACCGGCGGGATCCCGCTGGTGACCCGCGGCTATATCCAGATCGTGGACTTCACCGACCCGGAGAACCCGGAGATGGTGGCTCGATACGAGGTCCCCGAGTTCGGTACGCATAACATGTGGGTCGAGGACGACAAGCTCTATCAAGCCTACTACGAGGGAGGCGTCCGGATTGTCGACGTGAGCGGAGAACTCATGGGCAATCTGTATACGCAGGGCCGCGAGATCGCGGTATTCAAATCTGCGTCACCTACTGGATACACGCCGAATGCGACGATGGTCTGGGGAGCGCAGCCGTTCAAGGGACACGTCTTCTTCAGCGACACCAACTCCGGGGTGTGGTCGGTGAAGCTTCAGCCGAAGGGCCGTCCGATCTCGTAG
- a CDS encoding DUF72 domain-containing protein, translating to MDLQLGLFPDETTSAPSSSVGPADVPGHVTATAARIPKALRMGTSSWSFPGWAGIVYDKKASRSSLASEGLCAYARHPLLRTVGLDRTYYQSIDAETYRSLADAVPKDFRFLVKADRLLTAPQDPIAHGGRKENELFLNAPYAVNEVIGPMVEGLGPKAGPLLFQFSPIPPSLVGGHDTFLDRLRRFLEALPEGPLYAVELRTPSFLTVAYTDALEATGTAHCYNVHPSMSSLATQLTLVSPFYQPALVVRWMLHAGLRYQAAKDRYQPFDRLVDEDQPSRERIAVAVLDALVAERPAFVIANNKAEGSAPLSVFRLAERIANWKPDRTPQDPTQQDGPSAA from the coding sequence ATGGATCTGCAGCTAGGACTCTTCCCGGACGAGACGACCTCGGCACCGTCTTCGTCAGTCGGACCCGCCGACGTGCCTGGACATGTCACTGCGACGGCCGCCCGGATACCGAAAGCGCTCCGAATGGGGACGTCGTCATGGAGCTTTCCGGGCTGGGCCGGCATCGTGTATGACAAGAAGGCATCTCGGTCCTCGCTGGCCAGCGAAGGCCTTTGCGCCTACGCCCGTCACCCGCTGCTGCGCACAGTCGGCCTGGATCGAACCTATTACCAATCGATCGACGCGGAGACGTATCGAAGTCTCGCGGATGCGGTCCCGAAGGACTTCCGCTTCCTAGTGAAGGCCGACCGCCTTCTCACGGCTCCGCAAGATCCCATTGCACATGGAGGGCGAAAGGAGAATGAGCTCTTCCTTAACGCTCCATACGCGGTCAACGAAGTCATCGGGCCTATGGTAGAGGGCCTCGGTCCCAAGGCCGGACCGCTGCTGTTCCAGTTCTCGCCGATTCCCCCGAGCCTCGTGGGTGGACACGATACGTTCCTCGATCGCCTGCGCCGATTTCTGGAGGCATTGCCTGAGGGACCCCTGTACGCTGTGGAACTCAGGACCCCTTCCTTTCTTACCGTAGCCTACACAGACGCCCTCGAGGCGACCGGGACAGCACACTGTTACAACGTCCACCCGTCCATGTCCTCACTCGCGACACAGCTGACCCTCGTGTCACCTTTCTACCAGCCGGCTCTCGTCGTCCGCTGGATGCTTCATGCAGGGTTGCGCTACCAGGCCGCGAAGGACCGTTATCAGCCCTTCGACCGACTCGTCGACGAAGATCAGCCATCCCGCGAGCGCATCGCAGTGGCAGTTCTGGACGCGCTTGTGGCCGAGCGGCCGGCCTTCGTCATCGCCAACAACAAAGCGGAGGGTTCTGCCCCGCTGTCAGTCTTCCGGTTAGCTGAGCGGATCGCCAACTGGAAACCGGACCGGACCCCACAAGATCCCACTCAACAGGATGGCCCCAGTGCTGCATAA
- a CDS encoding serine hydrolase: MMARAGRAGVLSLILLLTGPALALAQVSWEATVEQYAARLAADVQTDAVGGVVAGVVVDGDLVWAGAWGWADRDHNVPMSTSSVSRTGSISKSVTALLMMRLVDQGLLDLDDPVRLHLPEIDGLLEARPGAKSVTYRHLASHTGGLAREPNWRESFVGPIEMWEDRILKSIPRTAFDSIPGGRYQYSNIGFGILGLALSRAAGRPYMDLVRDEVFVPLGMTGSAFVVVGAELEPRLAAGYVVQDGVVSGEYPAREHAGRGYKVPNGGVYSTVADLGRFLGAVSGVPGLDVLSAESRAEMIRIQTPESRESGYGLGLSVIVDGDGTQIMSHGGSVAGYTAYMAVDAETRVGVVLLRNYGSGETNLGAFARAWVTDLRASGL, encoded by the coding sequence ATGATGGCCCGAGCCGGGCGCGCGGGTGTCCTCTCCCTCATCCTGCTTCTCACGGGGCCCGCTCTGGCTTTGGCCCAGGTCAGCTGGGAGGCGACGGTCGAGCAGTACGCTGCACGCCTCGCAGCGGATGTGCAGACCGACGCTGTCGGAGGGGTCGTGGCTGGTGTCGTGGTCGACGGGGATCTGGTCTGGGCAGGCGCGTGGGGATGGGCTGACCGGGACCACAACGTCCCGATGTCCACTTCCTCCGTATCGAGGACCGGCTCGATCTCGAAATCAGTGACCGCGTTACTCATGATGCGACTGGTCGACCAAGGCCTGCTGGATCTGGATGATCCGGTACGCTTGCACCTGCCCGAGATCGATGGACTTCTCGAAGCGCGACCCGGAGCCAAATCCGTTACGTATCGCCATCTCGCCAGCCATACGGGAGGACTCGCCAGAGAGCCCAACTGGCGAGAGTCCTTTGTCGGACCGATCGAGATGTGGGAGGATCGCATTCTCAAGTCGATTCCAAGGACCGCCTTCGACTCAATTCCCGGGGGGCGTTACCAGTACTCGAATATCGGATTCGGGATACTGGGCCTCGCGCTTTCGCGAGCCGCCGGCCGCCCCTACATGGACCTCGTACGCGATGAGGTATTTGTCCCACTAGGGATGACCGGATCCGCATTCGTCGTGGTTGGGGCTGAACTGGAGCCGCGCCTAGCTGCCGGGTACGTCGTCCAGGACGGAGTTGTTTCAGGCGAGTATCCGGCCCGAGAGCACGCAGGGAGAGGGTACAAGGTTCCGAACGGTGGCGTGTACTCGACCGTGGCCGACCTGGGCCGTTTCCTGGGCGCAGTCTCGGGCGTGCCCGGCCTCGATGTGCTCTCAGCCGAGAGTCGAGCTGAGATGATTCGGATCCAGACGCCCGAGAGTCGCGAAAGCGGCTACGGTCTGGGGCTCTCAGTCATTGTTGACGGGGACGGTACCCAGATCATGAGCCATGGCGGTTCGGTTGCCGGTTACACCGCCTACATGGCTGTCGATGCGGAAACCAGGGTCGGCGTAGTTCTGCTCAGAAATTACGGTAGCGGTGAGACCAACCTGGGCGCGTTCGCTCGCGCATGGGTGACCGACCTGCGGGCGTCTGGGCTCTAG
- a CDS encoding aminotransferase class V-fold PLP-dependent enzyme, with protein MNPDFRALFPGAQEQVYLNIAAKGLVSTTVRDVVASYMDDCIAGTTDKDLLREQVDETRAVFAAMIGAEADEIAITKNVSEGLNLFAASLNWTEGDNVVVCPELEHPNNIYLWYNLEQRFGIQVKAIPPEDGHMPVEAMAEAIDERTRVVTFPTISFAPGFVTDVAPIVRAAKAVGALTLADGAQSIGSVATDVHSLGIDAVAVATQKCLLSVYGFGFLYVRREVAETLVPIHVARYGIHLDGHETAYTAGPLEYAAGARRFDIGNYNYLGMSATRASLELLSGLGVDNIQAHTHGLAARLATGLLGLGLPVVGGEPGPHLAHIVSVGRIGGGRHYTADDPEVNALHQHLVSEGIVFSLRSGVLRFSFGPYNDDSDVTRVLEAVEAFQEKRAMVA; from the coding sequence ATGAACCCGGACTTCCGGGCGCTTTTTCCCGGCGCACAAGAGCAGGTCTATCTCAACATCGCGGCCAAGGGGCTCGTGTCCACTACCGTGCGAGATGTCGTAGCGTCCTACATGGACGACTGCATCGCAGGCACCACGGACAAGGATCTGCTACGTGAACAGGTCGACGAGACCCGAGCCGTATTCGCGGCGATGATCGGGGCAGAGGCCGACGAGATCGCCATCACGAAGAACGTGTCGGAGGGGCTGAATCTCTTCGCGGCGAGTCTGAACTGGACTGAAGGGGATAACGTCGTGGTGTGCCCTGAGCTCGAGCATCCCAACAACATCTACCTCTGGTACAACCTCGAGCAGCGGTTTGGCATCCAGGTCAAGGCTATCCCCCCGGAGGACGGCCATATGCCGGTCGAGGCGATGGCTGAGGCCATCGACGAACGAACTCGTGTGGTCACCTTTCCGACCATCTCATTCGCTCCCGGTTTCGTGACTGACGTCGCGCCGATCGTACGTGCAGCAAAGGCTGTGGGTGCGCTTACGTTGGCCGATGGAGCCCAGTCGATCGGGTCCGTGGCGACCGATGTTCATTCGCTCGGCATCGACGCCGTGGCCGTGGCCACCCAGAAGTGCCTGCTATCCGTGTATGGCTTTGGCTTTCTCTATGTGCGGCGAGAAGTCGCGGAAACGCTGGTTCCCATTCACGTCGCTCGGTACGGCATCCATCTCGATGGACATGAGACGGCGTATACGGCCGGGCCGCTCGAGTACGCGGCAGGAGCTCGCCGTTTCGACATCGGGAACTACAACTATCTGGGGATGTCAGCCACGCGAGCTTCGCTCGAACTTCTTTCTGGACTCGGCGTGGATAACATTCAAGCGCACACGCACGGTCTTGCGGCTCGGCTTGCGACAGGCCTTCTGGGCCTCGGGCTTCCGGTCGTAGGTGGTGAGCCCGGACCCCACCTTGCCCATATCGTCTCGGTGGGTCGGATCGGCGGCGGGCGTCACTACACGGCGGATGATCCGGAGGTGAACGCCCTCCATCAGCACCTCGTCTCGGAAGGCATCGTGTTCTCACTTCGCAGCGGTGTGCTTCGTTTCTCGTTCGGACCCTACAACGACGATTCGGACGTGACTCGGGTGCTTGAGGCCGTGGAGGCGTTCCAAGAGAAGCGCGCGATGGTCGCATGA
- a CDS encoding dicarboxylate/amino acid:cation symporter — MTTDAKPSSPRAAIGLGTRILIGMVVGSLLGVVVGERIEVIQPIGDLFIRLLVLAAIPLVFFNLLAGLTALTDVRTFGRVASKIMSYYVVTDVIGLSLGIAAMAILRPGVGMQLTEQVDGAVGSVPSIAEVLLGMVPSNALQAFVDGNVVQIVVIAVFLGIATLLLKGEPRDRLTTAYGDLAALLRRLVDLILWTAPLGIGALMAVTVGRYGAALLGPMARFLGGVYVGQFIVFLGYMTLLRLLTDRRPAKFLKDTVPLWATTAATTSSLASLTVTLETAGRISLPQALYSFTLPLGAQLNKDGTSVMLGAVLMFTAQAAGVEFAPASFLSIILIGLLLSEGSGGIPGGGFVIALIYVQAFNLPIEVAAIVGGIYRLVDMGNTTINVMGDLVGTALVAYSESKRGTI; from the coding sequence ATGACGACAGACGCTAAACCCTCTTCACCCCGGGCCGCGATTGGCCTGGGGACTCGCATCCTGATCGGAATGGTCGTGGGCTCGCTACTCGGCGTGGTCGTCGGCGAGCGCATCGAGGTCATCCAGCCGATCGGCGACCTCTTCATTCGACTTCTCGTGCTGGCTGCGATCCCGCTGGTGTTTTTCAATCTGCTCGCAGGCCTCACGGCGCTGACCGATGTGCGTACATTCGGTCGCGTCGCGAGCAAGATCATGAGCTATTACGTCGTGACCGATGTGATTGGGCTGTCGCTGGGTATAGCAGCCATGGCGATCCTGCGTCCTGGTGTTGGGATGCAGTTGACCGAACAGGTGGATGGCGCGGTCGGCTCGGTTCCGTCCATCGCCGAAGTGCTCCTCGGAATGGTGCCCAGCAACGCGCTTCAGGCCTTTGTGGACGGCAACGTCGTCCAGATCGTCGTCATCGCGGTATTTCTCGGAATCGCGACGCTGCTGCTCAAGGGTGAACCCCGCGACCGTCTCACTACCGCGTATGGAGATCTGGCCGCCCTGCTTCGGCGTCTTGTTGACCTGATCCTCTGGACGGCTCCACTCGGGATCGGCGCGTTGATGGCGGTGACGGTTGGCCGCTACGGTGCGGCGCTGCTTGGGCCGATGGCTCGCTTCCTCGGGGGAGTCTACGTCGGGCAGTTCATTGTTTTCCTCGGGTACATGACGCTTCTCCGTCTCCTCACGGACCGCCGCCCGGCGAAGTTTCTGAAAGACACTGTCCCGCTCTGGGCCACGACTGCGGCGACTACCTCGAGTCTGGCCTCGCTCACGGTTACCCTGGAGACGGCCGGTCGAATCAGTCTGCCACAGGCCCTTTACTCATTCACCCTCCCTCTGGGTGCGCAGCTCAACAAGGACGGGACATCCGTCATGCTCGGCGCGGTACTCATGTTCACTGCACAGGCGGCAGGCGTGGAGTTCGCGCCTGCGTCGTTCCTGTCCATCATTCTGATCGGGCTTCTACTGTCGGAGGGCTCCGGCGGGATCCCCGGTGGGGGCTTCGTGATCGCGCTCATCTACGTTCAGGCATTTAATCTTCCCATTGAAGTGGCGGCCATTGTCGGCGGCATTTACCGCCTCGTCGACATGGGCAACACGACCATCAACGTGATGGGCGACCTGGTCGGAACGGCCCTCGTCGCGTATTCCGAATCCAAACGAGGAACGATATGA
- a CDS encoding amidohydrolase family protein, producing the protein MRLQRKDFVGFVLVMGTMVTVFAHTDDAHQESHLPLIVDAGGATTMTKAVETVALVGFDVLPMTGDGLLRDQVVIIQGGLIQRIGRVGVIEIPENARTIERSGSGVLVPGMTDAHVHIPDAREDFLPLFLANGVTTVFNLKGDPRHVALKYRAQARDFVGPRIFTSGPFLNDGNVRTSKEARAMVAQHVEAGYDFLKIHGQLSESAYAALTIAAREAEIPVIGHAPRNLPFSAVLEHRQAGIVHAEELIYTGLQTLNPRQAARVAEEMARVGTWLTPTMSTFESITEQWASPGGLDARLARPSAEWLPEQLRRDWAASDLYVGPPVRERAEIEARNAFHEPLVGAMHSAGVPILTGTDTPLPGLVPGFSIHDELSELIGAGLSPEAALVAATRNAGLFISEHTSGEAPVFGVLKPGAAADLIWVQEDPRDNLNTMREPMGVMVRGAWYDRAALRATLVSVSAPLIADR; encoded by the coding sequence ATGCGTCTCCAGCGTAAGGATTTTGTGGGCTTCGTCCTCGTCATGGGGACGATGGTTACGGTCTTCGCGCATACCGACGATGCGCATCAGGAGTCACATCTTCCGCTGATCGTCGATGCGGGAGGCGCCACGACGATGACCAAAGCCGTCGAGACGGTGGCGCTGGTCGGGTTCGATGTCCTGCCGATGACCGGCGACGGCCTTCTGCGTGATCAGGTCGTGATCATCCAGGGCGGGTTGATCCAGCGCATCGGTCGAGTCGGCGTCATCGAGATTCCGGAGAACGCCAGGACGATCGAGCGCTCAGGTTCGGGGGTACTTGTGCCAGGGATGACCGATGCGCACGTGCATATTCCGGACGCTCGCGAGGACTTCCTCCCGCTATTCCTGGCCAACGGGGTCACAACAGTCTTCAACCTCAAGGGCGACCCTCGACACGTCGCCCTCAAATATCGGGCCCAGGCGCGTGACTTCGTTGGGCCGAGAATTTTCACGTCGGGGCCCTTCCTGAACGACGGCAACGTCCGGACGTCAAAAGAGGCTCGCGCGATGGTCGCGCAGCACGTCGAGGCAGGATACGACTTCCTGAAGATCCATGGCCAACTCTCGGAATCCGCTTATGCAGCACTAACGATTGCGGCCCGGGAGGCAGAGATTCCCGTAATCGGACACGCCCCCAGAAACCTTCCGTTCTCCGCAGTTCTGGAGCACCGACAGGCAGGAATCGTACACGCTGAAGAGCTTATCTACACGGGTCTTCAGACGCTGAACCCACGGCAAGCCGCACGAGTCGCCGAGGAAATGGCGAGAGTCGGAACTTGGCTCACCCCGACGATGAGCACGTTTGAGAGCATCACGGAGCAGTGGGCATCCCCGGGCGGGCTCGACGCCCGACTGGCCCGACCGAGTGCAGAATGGCTTCCGGAACAGCTTCGGCGGGATTGGGCCGCCTCTGACCTCTACGTGGGGCCACCGGTAAGAGAGCGTGCCGAAATTGAGGCGAGGAATGCCTTCCACGAGCCACTCGTGGGGGCGATGCACTCTGCAGGCGTACCCATACTTACCGGAACAGACACGCCGCTTCCCGGGCTGGTTCCGGGATTTTCGATCCACGACGAACTGAGTGAACTCATCGGGGCCGGGCTGTCGCCTGAAGCGGCCCTCGTAGCCGCCACGCGCAACGCCGGTCTGTTCATCAGCGAACACACCAGCGGAGAGGCTCCGGTCTTCGGCGTGCTCAAACCCGGAGCAGCGGCAGACCTCATCTGGGTCCAGGAAGACCCAAGGGACAACCTGAACACGATGCGAGAGCCCATGGGTGTGATGGTGCGTGGCGCCTGGTACGATCGGGCTGCGCTTCGCGCCACGCTTGTCAGCGTCTCTGCCCCGCTCATCGCGGACCGCTAG